In Cyprinus carpio isolate SPL01 chromosome A1, ASM1834038v1, whole genome shotgun sequence, the following proteins share a genomic window:
- the acy3.2 gene encoding N-acyl-aromatic-L-amino acid amidohydrolase (carboxylate-forming) B produces the protein MAVCGGTHGNELSGVYVVHAVERQRKEKGEGVWPIPVTTVLSNPRAVKECRRYIDTDMNRCFSRDTLSSPITDSSPYEVRRAQELNNLVGLKGSTDAIDLICDLHNTTSNMGLTLILCTSSDWVTLHICKYLQTKITKVPVRVLVLDFPISDAYSLESVSKHGFTLEVGPQPHGVVRADIYIIMKEAVDLTIDWIHKFNSGTVFEGGDVEAYMLIKSVDYPRDPETRTLTAAIHPQLQDKDFCLLKRGDPLFLSFSGETVNYEEEETLHPFFINEAAYYEKGIAFQLAKKMMLTIPAVRVQKD, from the exons ATGGCTGTATGTGGCGGCACCCATGGGAACGAGCTGTCCGGTGTGTATGTTGTACACGCTGTGGAGCGACAGCGGAAAGAAAAGGGAGAGGGTGTGTGGCCGATTCCTGTAACAACTGTGCTGTCAAACCCAAGGGCTGTGAAAGAGTGCAGAAGATACATTGACACGGATATGAACCGCTGCTTCAGCAGAGACACGCTGAG TTCTCCTATTACAGACAGCAGCCCGTATGAAGTCCGGCGTGCTCAGGAACTGAACAATCTGGTGGGACTGAAAGGATCCACAGATGCAATAGACTTGATCTGTGACCTTCATAACACCACGTCCAACATGGGCCTCACACTCATCCTTTGCACATCCAGTGACTGGGTGACCCTGCACATCTGCAAATACTTACAG ACTAAGATAACCAAAGTGCCTGTGAGAGTGCTGGTACTGGATTTCCCGATTAGTGATGCTTATTCCTTGGAGTCGGTATCCAAGCATGGCTTTA CTCTAGAGGTCGGGCCGCAGCCGCATGGTGTCGTCAGAGCTGACATCTATATCATTATGAAAGAGGCCGTCGACTTGACAATAGACTGGATCCACAAATTCAACTCCG GAACAGTGTTTGAAGGCGGGGATGTAGAAGCCTATATGTTAATCAAAAGTGTTGATTATCCCAGAGATCCAGAGACTCGGACTCTCACTGCTGCCATTCATCCTCAGCTGCAG GACAAAGACTTCTGTCTTCTCAAGCGGGGAGACcctttatttttgtcattttctggaGAAACCGTAAACTACGAGGAAGAAGAGACACTTCATCCTTTCTTTATCAATGAGGCTGCTTACTATGAAAAGGGAATTGCTTTCCAGTTGGCAAAAAAGATGATGCTGACGATTCCAGCGGTGCGAGTTCAGAAAGACTGA
- the LOC109065134 gene encoding N-acyl-aromatic-L-amino acid amidohydrolase (carboxylate-forming) B-like has translation MALLFLPALARMAVCGGTHGNELSGVYVVQEMERQRKEKGEGVWPIPVTTVLANPRAVKECRRYIDTDMNRCFSRDTLRKNIGGSEARISLRVVMLQKWKNNVSGVFVTLIPGIMRGWAIEFILLHFLNPNKTEQNVALEVGPQPHGVVRADIYIIMKEAVDLTIDWIHKFNSGTVFEGGDVEAFKFIKSVDYPRDPETRTLTAAIHPQLQDRDFCLLKRGDPLFFTFSGETVKYEEEETLHPFFINEAAYYEKGIAFHLAKKLTLTVPTVQVQKD, from the exons ATGGCATTATTGTTCCTGCCAGCACTGGCTCGTATGGCTGTATGTGGCGGCACCCATGGGAACGAGCTGTCCGGTGTGTATGTTGTGCAGGAGATGGAGCGACAGCGGAAAGAAAAGGGAGAGGGTGTGTGGCCGATTCCTGTAACAACTGTGCTGGCAAACCCAAGGGCTGTGAAAGAGTGCAGAAGATACATTGACACGGATATGAACCGCTGCTTCAGCAGAGACACGCTGAGG aAAAACATTGGAGGATCCGAAGCTCGTATCAGTTTGAGGGTggttatgctacaaaaatggaaaaacaatgtgTCTGGGGTAtttgtaacactgattccaggtatcATGAGAGGATGGGCaatagaatttatattattacatttcctaaacccaaacaaaacagagcaaaatgtagCTCTAGAGGTCGGGCCGCAGCCGCATGGTGTCGTCAGAGCTGACATCTATATCATTATGAAAGAGGCCGTCGACTTGACAATAGACTGGATCCACAAATTCAACTCAG GAACAGTGTTTGAAGGCGGGGATGTAGAAGCCTTTAAGTTCATCAAAAGTGTTGATTATCCCAGAGATCCAGAGACTCGGACTCTCACTGCTGCCATTCATCCTCAGCTGCAG gacAGAGACTTCTGTCTCCTCAAGCGGGGAGACcctttgttttttacattttctggagAAACCGTGAAGTATGAAGAAGAAGAGACACTTCATCCTTTCTTTATCAATGAGGCTGCTTACTATGAAAAAGGAATTGCTTTTCACTTGGCTAAAAAGTTGACACTGACAGTTCCAACAGTGCAAGTGCAGAAAGACTGA